The Vicia villosa cultivar HV-30 ecotype Madison, WI linkage group LG1, Vvil1.0, whole genome shotgun sequence genome includes a region encoding these proteins:
- the LOC131641107 gene encoding endochitinase-like: MRSIIKLSCLILCILHFSLGSKGEQCGKQSNGAFCPNGLCCSQFGWCGDTEPYCGTGCQSRCKSSPKPTPSTGGGGGDVGRLVPSYLFDQMLKYRNDGRCPGHGFYSYDSFIAAARSFNGFGTTGDDTTRKRELAAFLAQTSHETTGGWSSAPDGPYAWGYCFVNQLDSRGDFCASRDWPCAPGKSYHGRGPIQLTYNYNYGQAGNAINEDLINNPNLVSTNPTISFKTAIWFWMTPQGNKPSSHDVITGRWTPSSADRSAGRFPGYGVITNIINGGYECGHGQNNAADDRVGFYKRYCQILGVSPGGNLDCNNQRSFA; encoded by the exons ATGAGAAGCATTATCAAACTATCTTGCTTGATACTATGTATACTACATTTCTCTCTTGGATCCAAAGGAGAACAATGTGGTAAACAAAGCAATGGAGCGTTTTGCCCAAATGGATTATGTTGCAGCCAATTTGGTTGGTGTGGTGACACTGAGCCTTATTGTGGAACTGGTTGTCAAAGCCGGTGTAAATCTTCTCCGAAACCGACACCGAGTAccggtggtggtggtggagatGTTGGAAGGCTTGTTCCTTCTTATCTTTTTGACCAAATGCTTAAATACAGAAATGATGGACGTTGTCCTGGTCATGGATTTTATTCCTATGATAGTTTCATTGCTGCTGCTAGATCGTTTAATGGATTTGGTACTACAGGTGATGATACTACCCGTAAGAGAGAGCTGGCTGCTTTCCTGGCTCAAACTTCTCATGAAACCACAG GTGGGTGGTCAAGTGCGCCAGACGGGCCATATGCGTGGGGATATTGCTTTGTGAACCAACTGGATAGCCGGGGAGACTTTTGTGCATCTAGAGATTGGCCATGTGCTCCTGGTAAAAGCTACCATGGCAGAGGACCAATTCAACTCACTTA CAACTACAATTATGGTCAAGCTGGCAATGCAATTAATGAAGATTTAATAAACAATCCGAATTTAGTGTCCACAAACCCAACTATATCATTCAAAACAGCCATATGGTTTTGGATGACCCCTCAGGGAAACAAGCCTTCAAGCCATGATGTGATTACTGGGAGATGGACTCCATCTAGTGCTGACAGGTCAGCAGGGAGATTCCCCGGATATGGCGTGATCACCAACATAATCAACGGCGGGTATGAATGCGGACACGGACAGAATAATGCAGCCGATGATAGAGTCGGATTTTATAAAAGGTATTGTCAAATCTTGGGAGTGAGTCCTGGTGGTAACTTGGATTGTAATAACCAAAGGTCATTTGCTTAA